CAACGCTTCTCCTAAGCGTTAGCGTAGGCGGAGGGAGTGTTCAAGAGCCATCTTCTATCCATAACAGATCAATGGGGATACTATCCGAAGCGGTTCGAGGATAATACGGTCCCCAAGGTCCGTTATTTGCTTCCCATGATTTCTCCCAATTCACCCGGCTGCCATCAATCATCCGTCCGAAAAATCCGGTCTGTTCCCTTTAATGTCGGAACATCAGCGGCACCGATTCCGAACATGGCGATGCGCAATTCCGCCTCAATCCGTTGCAACTGCCGGGAGATCGCCGCTGGTGTCAGATCGGTTGCGGCACGCAAGAGGGTGCGGCCGAATCCGGTCAAGTCGGCACCCAATGCGATCGCTTTGGCCGCTTCCACGCCAGTGGATAATCCGCCGCTGGCGATCAGGTAACCGTTGGGGGCTTTTTGCCTTGCCTCCCGGATGCAGTCGGCGGTGGGCAACCCCCAATCGGCGAACGCCTCCGCAGCGGCGGTCAGTATTGGATCGCGGGACCGGTGTTTTTCGACCATAATCCACGAAGTCCCGCCAGCACCCGCTACATCGACGAATTGAACCCCGGCATCGAAAAGACGTTTGGCCAAATCGCCATGAATCCCCATCCCCACTTCCTTGACACCGACCGGTACTTCCAGCGTTCGGCAAACCTCTTCGATCTTGGCCAACAGGTGGGCGAATCGGGTGTTTCCCTCCGGCTGAAACACTTCCTGCATGGCATTCAGATGCAAAACCAATGCATCAGCTTCGGTCAGTTCGATGATGCGGCGGCAGTCGTCGACATCATAGCCGTATTGGAGCTGGACTGCCCCCAGATTGGCCAGTAACGGGATGTGAGGCGCGTATTTTCGGACTTGGAAGGTACAGGCCGTCTCCGGATGTTCGATCGCCGTCCGTACGGAACCCAGACCCATCGCCCATCCATGTTTTTCGGCGGCTTGGGCAAGGTTTTTGTTGATTTGAAATGCTGCTTTCGTCCCGCCGGTCATGCTGCTGATCAACAACGGGGCTTTCATCGGTTTGCCCAAAAAAGCGGTGGAGAGAGAGATATCCTTAAAATTGATTTCAGGCAGGGCTTCATGGCGGAAACGGTATCGTTCCAGTCCGGTGGTGATGCCCCGTCCGGTCACCTCGCGGTGGAGGACGATCTCGATGTGTTCCGCTTTCCGTTTTTTTGTCGGTTTCTGGTTTTGAGACATCACAGTGATCCTTTCTTTATTACGGACTTATGCTCGATTATACCCTATTTTTGGGTCGGGAGTCTCCCGGTCTTGGTTTTCGGCTATGTACCCTGACAGTACGATGCTGAGCTGATTCCCATATGGTTGTTGATGGTGGCGAAAAGCGGTCGTCCTCTTCATCATGGTGTGTGAATCAAGCGGGAAAATCGCCAATCGCCAAATGTGATCTACCTTCATTATTGGATCAAATGTTGACGCAAAGCCTTTGCTACGGCTTCCGTCCTGTTTTTTGCCTTCAATTTCTTGAATATGGAACTGATATACTCATTGACAGTGTACTCGCTGATATGGAGTTCGGAGGCAATATGTTTGGTGCTGTAACCATCGGCGCTCAGCTGGAGGATTTGCTTTTCACGATTAGTTAAGAGGGAAGATGTTTTTTTGACCGAAAAGTTTGAATGCAGTTTGGAATGCAAGTTTCTTGATACCCGGGTCAAAAGGGAGTCAACGATTTCAATGGTGTTGTCCGACACTTCGAAAGGTCGGCCGTTCTGGTCAAGGAGTAGAACACCGGTAACACGATGGTTCTCTCCATACAAAGGGGCCACCAACAATGAAGTCAAATGGAAATATTCAATATAGTGAGTCGGAATCAGATTTTCCACTCGCTTCAGATGAACAGGCCGTTTCGCATCGAATAGCTTTGAAATCGCAGGTATATTATGTTCCGGTTCTTGAATGCGTTGAATCTCTTCCAATGGAACATTATAGGACAGAATTCCTTCGACTTTTTTGAAGAACGGATAGTACCAAAAAAGAGCGCTGCGTTGAAAACCGGCGATGTGGCATATATGTTCCACACATGAAGAAAGCGTATCTTGTATGCCCTTGGTTGACAGCAGTGTGTTGTCAAATTCCAAAATCGCTTCATACTGTTGAATCTGGTCATGAATGGTTTGGTGTATATCTTCATTGTAATACATCTTGGACAATTCCATTGCTTGACGCATCCAATGAACCAGCTGCTGGACGAAGCGTTTCGATAAGGGGGCCTTTTTACCTTTGATGACAAGGTATAATTTCTCATTGATTTTTTCTACAAATCCTTCGGTTTTTCCAGAGATGACTTGATGGACGGATAAGGTCAGATCATCGTGTTGATAAGCAGGGAACCATTCTTCCATTTCAAGGTTATAAATGGCAATATCCAAAATTCCATATCTGTGTTTACTTGATTTTGGGGTTGTGACAGCGACAAATTCCCAGTTCACATAAGGCCATATATCTTGTCCTTGCAACAGCCGGATGAGCGGAGAATAAGATCTGTTTTTCTTATTGTGTTGATATCCGAACGTCAATAGTTGATGCTGTGTGATGGAAGAGGTTACATTCATGCACAAGGCGTGAATCCATTGAAAGCAGTTATTTACATAAAGACGATTATGGTTTTGCAGGATCATCTCCATCATGATCTGTTCAAATGCCCCGATGGCAAATATTATTCGGTTAGCGTTTAATATTTTTTCCCAATCCAACAGTGACTGTTCAAATTTATTGAAAAAAAGTAGTTCGTCGGAAAGAGCGAGATCCAAGTGATCCAACATAAAGCGGAACACATCGGATAAAGATTTCTTTTCTTCGTTGTTTACGTTTATTTTGGATAATTTTATGTACCATTGGGTTAGACACTCATGGTATTCCCGATGAACAGTGTCAAGCATTTGTTCGACTTCATCGGGTTGCAACCTGGGAACGATTAGATATTTTGTCATATACATAGCCTCCCCTCTATTTTAAGGGATATTATAACCTAGTATTTTGGGAGTTGTCACAACGTTTTAAATAGAATAACATAATACAAAACCAAAGTCATACGATGACGGAGGAAAAGGTAGAGGATTGGACTTAAGTGAAAAAAGATCAATGAAAATGTACCGTTAAGCTGCACAGGCTTGGGAATGGCCGTCGATATGGATCTTTGAAAAGGCCCCGTGCCAGGAATGAATAAAGATTGGTCTTGCTGTGGCATGGAGAATGTCGTAAACATGTCTGGCGATGAAGGAAGATGTAGAAACTGCCCCTTATGTGGATCAGTGCAGATCTTTACACTTGGAAACAAATTTTTGGCCGAAAATGGGAACCGATTACAACGATGATGCGTGTTTCACTGATGTGTTGGCAGACAGCTGTCTCGTTACTTTGGAAATGGATGCCGGGTTTCCGGTGGAACGAAAATGAAAGCGGTTTCATTCAATGGCATGTCCGATTCGAAACGTTTCACGACGGCTATTCAAGAATCCACTGAAGCGATCGTTCGTATCACGGCGGCAGCCATATGCGGGTCGGATCTGCATTTTTACCTTGGTACGACTTCAGGCGTTCGGAAATGTTCTCAGAAGCCGTAATTGGACACGAGTACGTAGGGGTGGCTGAAGAACCGGGCCCGCAAGTGTTCAAACAAGACGATTCAGCTTCCGGGCAAATGCCGGTTTGATTGCGAGACTGCCCCATTGGTCGGAACTCTTCCGAAGTGTATAAACCAAATATTGAAAAAATGAGTGTGGAATGGTCTCGGGGATGCTTTGGGGAGCATATGCCGTCAGCGTTTACGTCACATGGCGGGTCATTCGCTCCAAAAGAGCTTGAATGACATACATTTTCCCGAAGTAAGGAGGAAAGGGCCTTGAGGTACCATGGGAAAAGGTTCTGGTTAAGTATGGTCGTTGCTCTGTGTCTGGTGTTTACGTTGGTACTGGGGATTTGGACCGGGGGTGTGGCGCTGGCCGTCCCGGTCGGGGGAATCGGCGGGTTTATCATCGAGGCGGATGAGATCCAAATCAGCAATTTCAAGGTGTTGCCGAAGATTGGCGAAACCAGCGAGAGGGCGGCATATCCCCAGGGAAGCGCACAGTTGGATGGGGTGATCAAGAAGCTCAAGCTTTACAAGGATCTCGATGTTCCTGGCGTAGGAAAAGTGCGGGTGTTGATGACTGCATCCAAGGACGTAAAAGCGACCGGAGTGATTCTCGATTTGAGCAGGATGCAAGCGGACGCGAATTTCAGCAAACTGAAAGTTGCAGAGAAACATAGCAGTGATTGGCAGCAAAAATTCAGTTTGTCGGCACCCAGCCTGGTGCTGAAAAAACCGTACATTCAAGGGCATTACATGTTTGCCAACAGCATCTCACTGCCGGGGCTTTCCATGAAATTGGAGATGATTTCGGCCGAGTAAAGGGGTGTCGATATGCGAAAGAGAGTGGTGGAAGAAAGGGCTTTGAGCCATTCGGAGTTCAGTTTGCGGACAGACCGCAGATTTGACGAAAAAAAGCGTCCAAAACTGGGGCTTACGCTGGTGTGCCTGTCAGGACTGACTATTTTATGGATTCCCGCCAATTTGTATTGGATCGCTTTTGTGCCGGGGAGTTTTGCCTTTGCGGGCATCCTGTTCGGCATGCTTGTGCTCAGCTGTGGTGTTTTAGGTTGGTTGATGCCCCAATATGTTCGGCTTTTAGGGGCGTTTGCGATGATATTGTCGATCCTGTCCATTATCGGAGCCCTGGGAGGGCTGATTATCGGCACATTGTTGGGAATGGTAGGCGGGTCCTTGTGCATGGCTTGGGGTCCGGCTTCCCGACCGTCAAACGATAGCGATGAGGAGAAGGGACATTTTGGGTTGGAGGGGGCTGGATCAGTCGAACAGGAAGCCGCCGCCACGTCGAATAAGTGGTTCAAGTGATAAGACGGAGGATGGAGGGAGGGAAGCGTTTGTACTCTTCTTGTGTGAGGAAGGTTCTGACCCTGTCGGTGGGTTTGTCCATTTGTTTTGTTTTCATTGGTGACAAAATGGCCTCGGCTCAAGCCAGGTCACCGGATGAGAGTCGATCGGCGATCGAGATCATCAATAGTCAGCACGAAAAGGTTTCTTTAAAGAATGAGACACCAAAGGCGGCGTTAAGCCGATCGGCCCTGGGAGAAGGGATCGTGATCCAAGCCGAGCGTATCGAGGCTCAAGGGTTGATCCCTTCATTGACGATCACGGAGAATGGCCGGTTGGCTGTTCATCTTTATGCAAAGAAGTCCAAAGTATACGATATGAAATTGGTCATCGGTAAAAAGAGCAGCCCATCCGGACAATGGGGCATGGATATTCAAGGCGCGGGTCCTGTATCGATCCAAGGCCTGGTCGTTGATGCAACCGCTCTGGGATTCAAAATCAAAGGGCCTCTCTTGCAGCTCGACAAACCGCTCCCCGCTGTGGTACTTTATGATGTCTATCTAAAGGTGGAGCAGATGAATACTGACCGTGTCAGTATGCCGCAGGTGAACCTGCAAACAAAGCAAGATGTCATCTTGTCTTCCGACAATCCTGTGATTGATATGAGCCGGTTGCCCAAGGCGAACGGGTTGGAAGCACTGACGGACACCGTCAACGATCTGTTGGCTCGTTTTTCTGGCTCCGGTTCAACGGAAGATTCGCCCGGAACCGGTTCGGAAAATCCTTCGAA
Above is a window of Polycladomyces zharkentensis DNA encoding:
- the fni gene encoding type 2 isopentenyl-diphosphate Delta-isomerase, with the protein product MSQNQKPTKKRKAEHIEIVLHREVTGRGITTGLERYRFRHEALPEINFKDISLSTAFLGKPMKAPLLISSMTGGTKAAFQINKNLAQAAEKHGWAMGLGSVRTAIEHPETACTFQVRKYAPHIPLLANLGAVQLQYGYDVDDCRRIIELTEADALVLHLNAMQEVFQPEGNTRFAHLLAKIEEVCRTLEVPVGVKEVGMGIHGDLAKRLFDAGVQFVDVAGAGGTSWIMVEKHRSRDPILTAAAEAFADWGLPTADCIREARQKAPNGYLIASGGLSTGVEAAKAIALGADLTGFGRTLLRAATDLTPAAISRQLQRIEAELRIAMFGIGAADVPTLKGTDRIFRTDD
- a CDS encoding response regulator transcription factor → MTKYLIVPRLQPDEVEQMLDTVHREYHECLTQWYIKLSKINVNNEEKKSLSDVFRFMLDHLDLALSDELLFFNKFEQSLLDWEKILNANRIIFAIGAFEQIMMEMILQNHNRLYVNNCFQWIHALCMNVTSSITQHQLLTFGYQHNKKNRSYSPLIRLLQGQDIWPYVNWEFVAVTTPKSSKHRYGILDIAIYNLEMEEWFPAYQHDDLTLSVHQVISGKTEGFVEKINEKLYLVIKGKKAPLSKRFVQQLVHWMRQAMELSKMYYNEDIHQTIHDQIQQYEAILEFDNTLLSTKGIQDTLSSCVEHICHIAGFQRSALFWYYPFFKKVEGILSYNVPLEEIQRIQEPEHNIPAISKLFDAKRPVHLKRVENLIPTHYIEYFHLTSLLVAPLYGENHRVTGVLLLDQNGRPFEVSDNTIEIVDSLLTRVSRNLHSKLHSNFSVKKTSSLLTNREKQILQLSADGYSTKHIASELHISEYTVNEYISSIFKKLKAKNRTEAVAKALRQHLIQ
- a CDS encoding DUF6230 family protein; this encodes MRYHGKRFWLSMVVALCLVFTLVLGIWTGGVALAVPVGGIGGFIIEADEIQISNFKVLPKIGETSERAAYPQGSAQLDGVIKKLKLYKDLDVPGVGKVRVLMTASKDVKATGVILDLSRMQADANFSKLKVAEKHSSDWQQKFSLSAPSLVLKKPYIQGHYMFANSISLPGLSMKLEMISAE
- a CDS encoding DUF6114 domain-containing protein: MRKRVVEERALSHSEFSLRTDRRFDEKKRPKLGLTLVCLSGLTILWIPANLYWIAFVPGSFAFAGILFGMLVLSCGVLGWLMPQYVRLLGAFAMILSILSIIGALGGLIIGTLLGMVGGSLCMAWGPASRPSNDSDEEKGHFGLEGAGSVEQEAAATSNKWFK
- a CDS encoding HPr family phosphocarrier protein; translated protein: MIQAERIEAQGLIPSLTITENGRLAVHLYAKKSKVYDMKLVIGKKSSPSGQWGMDIQGAGPVSIQGLVVDATALGFKIKGPLLQLDKPLPAVVLYDVYLKVEQMNTDRVSMPQVNLQTKQDVILSSDNPVIDMSRLPKANGLEALTDTVNDLLARFSGSGSTEDSPGTGSENPSNQPLHQPPTQPPLPEDDPQPPTKKPPVRKPDPDPPLEPPNDLTKPPILPPNNGGDVVDKGKSVVKKVIVKLKNGLDHVLTVLRFVQEARKYDHTEITIQKGDKKADAKNLLEVLGMMLTRGTEIILTAEGKEAKQAVETLADLISGRE